In the Syngnathus scovelli strain Florida chromosome 16, RoL_Ssco_1.2, whole genome shotgun sequence genome, one interval contains:
- the junbb gene encoding junB proto-oncogene, AP-1 transcription factor subunit b, giving the protein MSTKMEQPFYHDDSFLSAYGHSDAAMHDYKLLKQNMNLNLTEPYRNLKSHLRADSDPYQGGQQDVGTLKLASPELERLIIQNSNGVITSPTPGQYFYNRGITDEQEGFAEGFVKALDELHKMNQMPHSLSSIGGSGVNTCSQAAPSVFGSGLQPEPPIYTTLNAYCPNTGLSSASSYPTATISYLPPHQQNHPQTSVHGAFQNHHPGSGLHPQRLVALKEEPQTVPDLLSSDGSPPMSPINLETQERIKAERKRLRNRLAATKCRRRKLERIARLEEKVKGLKSDNAGLSNTASVLRDQVAQLKRKVLTHVSSGCQLMLTSKMEAF; this is encoded by the coding sequence ATGTCCACAAAGATGGAACAACCTTTTTATCATGATGACTCTTTTCTGTCGGCATATGGCCACTCAGACGCCGCAATGCACGACTACAAGCTGCTAAAGCAGAATATGAATTTGAACTTGACAGAGCCCTATCGCAACCTGAAATCGCACCTGAGGGCCGACTCGGACCCGTACCAGGGGGGGCAGCAGGACGTTGGGACCCTGAAGCTCGCGTCCCCAGAGCTCGAGAGGCTTATCATCCAAAACAGTAACGGTGTCATCACCAGCCCGACCCCGGGGCAGTACTTCTACAATCGGGGCATCACCGATGAGCAGGAGGGCTTCGCGGAGGGGTTCGTAAAAGCTTTGGATGAGCTGCACAAGATGAACCAAATGCCTCATTCGCTCTCCTCCATCGGCGGCAGCGGAGTTAACACATGCTCGCAAGCGGCCCCTAGTGTGTTCGGCTCGGGACTGCAACCCGAACCGCCCATTTACACCACGCTGAACGCCTACTGCCCGAACACCGGACTCTCTTCAGCCTCCAGCTACCCCACAGCCACCATCAGCTACCTGCCGCCCCACCAGCAGAACCACCCTCAGACCTCCGTGCACGGCGCTTTCCAGAACCACCACCCGGGTTCTGGGCTTCATCCGCAGCGCCTCGTTGCTCTCAAAGAGGAACCGCAAACCGTGCCGGACCTCCTGAGCAGCGATGGCTCGCCTCCCATGTCTCCTATCAATCTGGAGACCCAGGAGAGGATCAAAGCGGAGCGCAAGAGGCTGAGGAACCGACTGGCGGCGACCAAGTGCCGGCGGCGCAAACTGGAGCGCATCGCTCGCCTGGAGGAGAAGGTGAAAGGTCTAAAGAGCGACAACGCCGGCCTGTCCAACACGGCCTCGGTACTCCGGGACCAGGTGGCCCAGCTCAAACGGAAAGTCTTGACGCATGTGAGCAGCGGCTGTCAGCTGATGCTCACGAGCAAGATGGAAGCATTTTAA